The proteins below come from a single Peromyscus leucopus breed LL Stock chromosome 13, UCI_PerLeu_2.1, whole genome shotgun sequence genomic window:
- the LOC114697851 gene encoding PTB-containing, cubilin and LRP1-interacting protein, translating into MQFLSGCTEKPVIELWKKHTLAREDVFPANALLEIRPFQVWLHHLDHKGEATVHMDTFQVARIAYCTADHNVSPNIFAWVYREINDDLSYQMDCHAVQCESKLEAKKLAHAMMEAFRKTFHSMKSDGRIHRSSSSEEASQELESDDG; encoded by the coding sequence ATGCAGTTTTTATCTGGCTGCACCGAGAAGCCAGTCATTGAGCTCTGGAAGAAACACACACTGGCCCGAGAAGACGTTTTTCCAGCCAACGCCCTCCTAGAGATCCGTCCATTCCAAGTGTGGCTTCATCACCTTGACCACAAGGGTGAGGCAACGGTGCACATGGATACCTTCCAGGTAGCTCGCATTGCCTACTGCACAGCTGACCACAACGTGAGCCCCAACATCTTCGCCTGGGTGTACAGAGAGATCAATGATGACCTGTCTTACCAGATGGACTGCCACGCTGTGCAATGTGAGAGCAAGCTGGAGGCCAAGAAGCTGGCACATGCCATGATGGAGGCCTTCAGGAAGACTTTCCACAGTATGAAGAGTGATGGGCGGATCCATAGGAGCAGCTCCTCTGAAGAGGCTTCCCAGGAATTAGAATCTGATGATGGCTGA